gctttttttttctcttaattttttgtttactaaatctttttttattattgttttattatAGTAAATACAATTGAGTCAATTTAATAAGgaaagtattttttttctttgtcttttgtcTCGTCAAAATAATTGAGTCTCAATTAAACAAAGTCACACTCATAGTAAATTGCCACATTATTGCACAAATAATGGGCAAAAAAAATGTGTCTAACATCTCTCATGTATAttagaaagaaaacaaagaaaatataaaagaACATTTAAAAACTTTATATTAATCTGTTTAACAAAGAATGCATCTATGTAAAAAGGAGGAACAAGAGTCGAGTATACGACTAAATGAGATGGCAATTTTTAGTATTTTAAACCCTTGCAGCACCCCTTTTAGACCCGATTCTTTTATCTatgacaaaaaaatataaaaaagaaaaacaattcaAAACAGAGCAATAAGAGCTAAAAGACCCCAAAATGCAGGGGAAAGCAACAAACAACTTGTGTAACACTATGTAAAGGGAAAATCTGAAAAACCCTATTATTCTGATAACGAACAATCTCATTAATCTTTTTCTGGGTAACTATATGATATTATCTAAATCATCTCTAGCACAGAGGTAAATCCGCCGGAGGAGGCTCTATCGTCTGCAACTGTCCAACTCCATTGTCCACCAAGAACACCATGGCTAAGCCCCATGTTATGTGAACATCCAAGTGACAGTGCATAATCCAAGCACCTACATATTCAaatcaaatcaattaattgaaatGGTTAAAAAGCCAAAAAGTGTTAatgtgtttttaaaaaaaaaaaaaaaacaatgtatGTAAATATATTTACCTGGATTGTCAGCTACGAATCTAATCACGGCCCATCCATTTGACGGAACAGCAACCGTGTTCCTCATTGGCGGGTCAACAAGGTTGAAATTCTTGGTATCAGTTTTGGGGTTGAAGTTTCCGAAACCTTCTGCGACGATGTAGAAATCGTATCCATGGAGATGAATGGGGTGATTCTCAGGGGTGACGATACTTGTATCCTGTAGTACGATTTGAACTTTGGACCCGTACTTCAATTTGTACCCTTTGGTTCCTGGAATAGGCTGCCAGAGAGAGCGGCTGACGTTACCGGTGTAATCGAACTTCACTGGTGGGTTCGCTGGGAAATCAGTGGTGAAAACTCCGGGGATTCCCTGCTGGTACGCCTGAAGAATGGAAATGTTCTTTGGGAGAACGAACGAGTGGTTGTTCATGCTAGAGGTGAATCGTGTCCTGTTCGGACCCTGGCAACGTCGTGATGGGAAGTTCTTCGGGCACTGGTTCAGCCCGAGTCCGATCGTGAAGAAGAGGTTCTCGTCGATATCGGTTGGAACCTCGACTCTTCTTGGGCTCCGGAAACTTTTGCTGAAAGCCGTGACGGTGGCGGTGTCGTTATAAGCTGGCAATTGTGGCATTATTGGCTTTGTAGTTGGGCAATTCTTGGAGGCGCACGGTGCAGATTTGTATTCAAGGATTGCGGTTGTGGTAGTGTTGTCGAAAGTTGCATTTGCGGTTTGGTATGCTCGCGCCGCCATGTAATAACGCGCTGGGGGCTGGTCACCATTGATGAGTACGTCGGTGGTTTGGCCGGGTCCGAGCATCAGGACCGTGGTGGTGAAGGGTTTCACGTAGGAGGCGTCAGCGCCTACGACGGTGAACTTGTGGTTGGCGATGGTGAAGAAcaggggctggttcagggcagcgtTGATGACTCTCAGAAGGTTAGTCTCCCCGGAGCCAATTGGTACCACCACCGTGTCTGTAATAAAGTAAGACAATTAATTAGATAATTTTTAAACtaaattatatgaaatttattaatatttgaaaAAGGGTTTTAAGCAAACCTTTGCTAGAGCAGTTGTAAAGGTCACCAGGTTGACCGTTAATGGTATAGGCATCAGAAGAATTTGGAGCTCCTCCAGTTCGAGTTGATTGTCTCACAACATCAACGGGGTTGGCATCCCACCATTCGCCTAatcataatatataattaatttgttaGTGTCAGCTAATAATATTAAGTGTTTAACTAATATTATTGCAATTATTAATCGAGTTTAGTATGTACCGAGAAGAATTGGAGTTTCACGCTTTGGTTTAGTGAAAGGATAGGAGTCTCCTTCTCTTGGTTTAATAATGAGAGCTCCATAAACAGTGGCTCTCAGCCATGAGCTGTGAGCGTGCCACCAAAGTGTGCCTTCTTGGCCCTGAATTGTGAATCGATAGGTGTAGCCGGTTCCTGGTCGGATTGGGCATTGAGTCACGAACTCAGGCCCATCGGCCCACCCAGTCCTCATTTGTCTGATGCCATGCCTGAAAAATAACATACACAAcattataaattaaaaagaaaagagcATGCATGGGACATGCATATACACACACGATGATTTTGATGAAATTATTACCAGTGAATGGTGACATTATATCTAGCTTTGTTAGTGACTTTGACGACCAGAGTGTCCCCGTTACTAACTTCCAAGGTTGGGCCAGGATATTGACCGTTGACCGTGATGCTGTTGTGGGTTTTGCACAGCCTCTTCACTGGCGTTGCTTGAATCTGTATGTAATTATAAGTAAAACTAAGCAATAAAAAAGTTACTAAGCGATATAATATAAGCATAGAGACAGATATGTGTGCTTACAACAAAATCATGGTGGTGAGTTTTGGGACTGGCACTGGCCAAGGACAATAATGCTGAAGCAAAGAGAAGCCAAAGGGCTAAAGGAAAAATAGCCTTGATCATCAAGGAGGCCTCCATCTTCACTAGCTAGCCTTGAGTAATAATGAGCTAGTTTTGTTTGAAAGATTAGCTAACTTGGGAAACTGAGAGTGTGATGATGGAAATGAGACGAAGGAAAGCTCTTTTATAGTGGAAAAATTAGGAGAGAAAAGTTGTTTTGAGGTTGGCAGATTAGGTTTTGATTCAGTAAAATGGTCAAGTACCTGGGCAAAACTTAGTTCAACCCTTGGCAAGTTGTTGCACCCACTGGCCATTACAAGTGAATTATTTCAAATAATGCTTGCTTAGCAAGCCTCCCTTCATAGTTGAATTTTAAGGAGACTGTCATTATTATCAAAATGATGCTTAAGCAAATCAatctttattattgttttttagctttttggtttttaaaaatatatgtatatatatatacgtacTCTGTTTCCTCTTGTCAATATTAAGCATTGTTAAATAATCCGTGTACAAGTATGACAGCATTATAATTGCCTACTTGGATAATAATAACCCAATTATATATTCACATATTGAAGAAGTCGAAATACCTTTGTTTTGATAAACATCGTATTGGTCCAAACTCCaaagatcaaatgtatttttatttttttacgtCCATAGAAATATAATAGACTACTAGTCAACCACATTCTTCTTTTACACAATAAGAGCTTGACGTTGGCCATGACGTTCACTATCTTAAAAGCTAAAATAGCCCTTAATTGATAAATAAAGCTTTTCCAGTAATCATATTAAGTTCATGCATAATGGGACAATATTTACCTTCTTTCAAAATAATAATGGTAAGGAAAAGTAAGAATAATATCAGTCTATTTTTTCAATGAAGTAAACACTCGACAATTGCGACAATTCAGTGCATAAAAGTTCTCGCATCAGTTGAGTCCCTTTAACTTTACATGTTGAAAATGAATATTAAAAAACTATAGTCTAGAAAGTGTATAGTTTCTAAAAAATTGCTACTCGATATAGGACAACTAAAAGGAAATTTTCAAATATGTATACATTTTTACTAATGGGTCATGTGGGCACaactaatttaaaataaataaataaataaatagggaAACATTGCAATTAAGTTGAGATTAGCAGAGAATTACTCAAGAACAGGGCTGCACCACTTATGGTCATGATGATCTTCTTGTTAATTCTATtaattagtttaaattttggaacCATAACACAGAGCCAATTAAGTCGTTTTCCGAAAAGGAAATAAGGAGTTCAGTAATCAGTATTACCATCTTTTTCAACAATTGAGCACCAATGGGAGATTTGGTTTGCTCTAACGACATTCTGTTAAaacatatattaatttaatataaaatattattcaaGTACTTCTCTATCAATTAGGTAGTCTGTCACCAAATTGCATATAATTTTTGTCTAATTTCTTAGGGAGTCCCTGCCTATTCATCtaaataattatgctatttttttcttcttctctttattGGCCATACGTGTTTCTTTTATTTCGAATAAAACCAAAAAGATTAAAAATGAGTGTTACGTGTTCTGTTTTTTATGTTATATTCTAATTTTATTAAGGTGATAAATTGTCAATCTTAGTTGTTGATTAGTTGCCAAAAAAGGTTAGCAAAAAGAAAATAGATACTTGTTATTAAGTGAAGCTATGTCTATAGATTTAATTTCTAATAGGGGTTAATTTAATGGATTATCATTCTTGAGTAGTTTTGACAAGACAAAATGTACTATCCTGGTGCCCAACGAACCAGAAACAACTATGAAGGAACACGTCCCAGCTAGGGAAAAACATTACGAAGTTTATCACTGCTAAAAACAGAGTATataaaaacttaaacttgaaaAGAAAAATTGTATTCAACTGTTGATATAAGTGATTCTGTTACTGTCAGAGCTGGTATTAGAATGCTTAAAGAGTagaatattgattttttttagattttgatGTATGAGCCTAAGAAATATAAACGATTTATAGCCTTCAACACATTATTTGGCTAGGTCATGTGAGACTTATAGCACTTTTAATTAGCAAGATTACTTGAAGCAAAAGCAAGAgccaaaaataaaatatatcagaATTTTGAGTCTCTCTTGTTGCTTTATGGCATTTCTAAGGAATTGTAAAAATTTCAAGTGAGTGACAAGGACAAACTCCTCAAGGAAAATGTGGAGAGTGACATACCGGTAGACTCTTTCAATCTAAGCATGCCTGGTaaaatatgagagagagagagagagagagagagagagagagagagattaggaTTTAGATAGGTGAACAAGAATAAATGAGAAATGTTAGAGCAAATTAAGTTGGTATAGTTTGTTAAAGActatattattactgttattATTTGTTAAAGAATCTTGTGATGACAAGAAAAATAAGTACTAGAGAAGTCGTTATGAGTAAAGAGATTGATTGAAGAGCTTGAGTTCCTCCGGTCAAACTCGTCTGGTGCTTAGTTTGTCATTggtttttctctttttatttattttttgttttcatttgGTTATTTCAATTGTTTTCTTGTGTTATCATTATTCATTGGTAGTTGTAGGTGGGTGCGAACTTTTACGATTTTTTAAATTCTCGTTTTAATTATGACTGAATTTGATATTTGTTTACGAAGTTCACACTCAAAATGATGTGAAGAAAAGAGGTTTCTTCTTGtgcaaaaaaatttatttatttataatgcATGTCTAAACCATGAATACCATATATAATTCAAGGTTTTGTTCGTtgagaaaaattaataatataataatgcgTTGAAAATTATATAGCCCGAAAGGTCAAAACTTTCTATGTGGGCAGACTACGTACATGTTCAATGTGCAACTTCTTAATCACGCTATATTTTACTTTATTTCCAACTAAATGTAGCGTTTTAAAATAACTATTAGCTTTATATAGTGTTTTATAGAAAAATAATGTTACTCTATGTTTTGACAAAACTCTCCCTATTGTCAATCCTGTCCAAGCAGTTCACCTTTCACTCTTAAAAATCTAATACATAAATAGCTTTGATTTTACTCTTTAAAATTAAAAGCAACCAGTAGTTCAGCTCTCTGTGGAGaaggaaaataaaacaaaaattgctagagtaaattaaaaaaaaaaaaaaaactttgaaggacaatcatgtaataaaatataGAAATAATTAAAAAGTGAAGCATTTTAAGTTTTCTTTTTTGAAGTATGAATTGAAATAGGGCTTTTTCATTAGCATACAACTAATATAAATATTCTATAATAATGATACACAATTTTAggggaattctcttataggggcttcactttaagccctaccggtgaggttctcagtgttctcgacccatgaacagttttcagcgcaatattttttatgaccgtgtatattgtagatatttagagcttcctgcaaattttcagaaaatttcgaatagtttacagtaccgaaaactaagttcaaacatgttgttgcacgcatgactaatttttttttatgtgcgtggaaagcaacatgtttgaacctagttttcggtaccgtaaactattcggaattttctgaaaatttgcaggatactctaaatagctacaatatacacagtcataaaaaaaaatcgtgctGAAAACTATTCGCGAGTCgaaaaacactgagagccccaatggtagggcttaaagtgaagccctatagaagaattgtctcaTAATTTTATATTTACCCTAAGAAGACAATACAAAACTGTTACACAAAATCTGATAATATTTTCCGAAATCTCTTGTTAAGCCTTACCCTAACAGTATGACTTAAAGTGAAGCttctatagaagaattgtcccaCAATTTTATATTTACCCTAAGAAGACAATACAAAACTGTTACACAAAATCTGATAATATTTTCCGAAATCTCTTGTTGATACATTTCATATATAGAGTATACTATTATTAGTTATTACCATTCatactgttgacgctgtttttcgtcaatttaattatgtagagcaattaaagagaactaaaaaaaaagatattttttatgtagttcagcaattaaaatctgcctacgtccatgagtcacttttattaaggtGTGTGTTAAACCCTCAAGAAAGGGGGATTTCACAAAATATTTCTGAGTACAAAATTATGTGTGAGTACAAATGACCAGATCCATACTATTTATAAAGCACTAAGTTTCTCTCTATACAACCCTTTGGCCACATACAAAACCTAGCGCGATTTCTCGGCTTCTATAGGCTCATATGGTTACTAAGTCGCAATAGCAAGGCCTTCCACCCCGTATTCAAACTCTAGCACCATCCTGGTCTCCTTAAGCCCTCTTGCAATACTAAGTTTCACTAGCGTGACTCTCTAGCCTACAAGAAAACTCATGTACTATTCTGACCTACACGCGCGGTGTACTCTTCCCTGCTGGCCTTGGATGCATACCTTCCACAACTCGACATCTCATTTGATGCCTTATTGTTGCTCACACCAGCTAACATCTCTGTGAGCCAACACGTCCCACTCAATTGTCTTGGCGCCTCCCTTTTCCACATGTTGTCATTACACATGAGTAGAGTTGTAAATGTGGGGCGGTCTAACCCGTCGCAGCCCAAATCGAGCTAGCCTACTTTTCTTatttgggcccacttttaggcctattttattattgtaaaaaaATGTGACGATAGAGAATTGAACCGTTTTTCAATAAATGGATTTTGATTCCATAAACTATGGAAAATTAGTAAAATCCATGTTTAAAGACACTCCATTGTCCATTATCAAAATGGATTCCTCGCTATCACCTGTAGTTTGCAGTTAATCGAGTTTCCGTCACACATTTTTCCTGCTTATTACATGTAGTTTGCGGTCAGTCGAGTTTCAACTTTAAAAAGTTTTACTTAATTGTTTACAATTTTCATCAATCTCAGACTGCCACTAATGGACCTTGTTAAGGGCTTACATTTAAGGACCTTCACCCATATGCTTGCAAAAGAGGCTCCCCTTGTTGTCATTGTTGAGAttagttaaatataatggttaagatgtttacatgttgaggtgcaaaacacttggtggttttcacttaaagagaagtgaaaacatgagattgtgtaaaaagtatctaaaagtgacttttatgggtctaaagtgatacaattagatatccaaacattcccaaaaaatttggtagcatttggagaaattttaggaccattggaggggtccaaagccagagagggtggcgatatgTCGCCCCCTAAGTGGTGTAGCATcaccaaaatgcgaagggcttcaaaagccctagaaggtgatgcattgcctaggtggtcttttagggtcgtacagtttatgtaaaatgctccaaatgatgtgttttaaatgctctaattctattggttagactaatgatgatacctacactatatatatgggttattataGTTGAAAAGCCTTGAatacactttccaactctctctctaaccttattctctctctatctttctaagaccaaagttttctccaagaaacttatCAAggtttgcttgacttgcatgagttttaaggtttgttcaatcccaaatctcattctactgagttgaagcttcaagcaattgggaaggcttggaatagagattttggacaacaatattcatattgtgtataagccttagaagttccctatgtttgaagattcaagttgctcaatacaaatgttgtatctctctagtcctaatcttgtattttgtcattctattatgtttttcattgtcGGTatagatgattaaatgtatctaagttcatcttatcgccatttaatcatttagtttcttatattcaagattaacattcatatcatgagcatgtttatttgattatcaagaattgcactCATACAttaaatttgaatcttgattaacatctagggtttggaatattgcattatcaTAATGATTCATTATTGATTTGCTaagagtaaagccatatattcccaacagtCATGATACATGAGTAAAGATGTAAGTGTGGGCTGGTCTAGCTCGGCACGACCCATATTTTTATGCCTCCTCCGTGTCGGGCCCAAATCGGGCAGGCCCACTTTTATGCtcattttattattgtaaaaaaaatgtgaggatgaaGAATTAAACCATTTTTCCAGAAATGGATTTTGATTTCCTAAACTACGACGAATTGGTAAAATCCATGTTAAAAGACACTCCATTCTCCATCTGATATCAAGACTAAGACCAGGTTAGCGAAATGGATTCCTCACTTATTACTTGTAGTTTGCGGTCAATCGAGTTTCTGTCACGCATATTTCTCACTTATTACATGTAATTTGGGGTTAGTTGAGTTTCAAGTTTAAAAAGGTTTACTTAATTGTTTCCATTTTCCTTCAATCTCAGACTGCCACTAATGGACCATTTTAAGGGCATACATTTAGGGACCTTCACCCATATGCTTGCAAAAGAGGCTTCGTATGTTGTCATGACACATGAGTAGAATTGTAAATGTGGGCTGGTCTAGCCCGGCATGACCCATTTTTCACGCCTTTGAATAATTCGGGTTGGGTCGAGGTCGTATTCAAATTTGTGTTGTGTCGGACCTATAGGCACAACCCATGTCGTGCCTTGTCGGGCCCAATTCGGGCCAGCCCACttataatgccccgaatttcctaataaggtttaggaccttgattaggaggccgggagggccataattgatttattatgttattaattgattatatgcatgtttgtgtgaattatattattatatgatgataaatgcatgcatatgagtccactttttattataagggaattttagtAATTTGTTCGTTGAGGGAATagttgtgtattttggtgcatgtttgtgattaattgataaggccacattataatgtggatttttttgagccattcggcatgagacgatcttgagtgcaaagtagcggtttagtcataacgggattaagttcggggctcggggtgagtcccggggtgattttaatgattagagtgttgctgggaattaaagggtaatggggtatgaattattggtgtttgagaattttggaaGTAgtaggaattggagggtgttaattataattaacgaaataggtgggaaatgacggttatgcccttggtggctgttaaggcttTTATTTAGACTTGAGGGTATTTAGttcttttcaccctaaaggattTATATCAACCATAAATTTGCAGAAAGCTTAAGAAAATAGAGTCTCCTTCATCTTCTCTCCCGTGCACCATTTCCtctccatttctctttgaattttggggctctttttgaggaatcaagccaggGAACCGAGTcttgatgatctagggttatgctctaccattgaagagggtgtgattcggagattaaggtgagtttctagccataaaaaccttagttcttgctttatttttccatttgagtttcagctggtttgtgagttggaaagttgagtttcaattgatgtttttggctagggttcttggggttgtgatgactaggacatgtggggatggtttttgggttcatttgggacgtAAAATGAAGTTGGGAAGCTTTtagttcaggttggaaatggaggagtcgaaggagAAAGTTTCAGGGCACTTTCTGGCTgagtgtagcgctatagcacccactaggggtgctacagcgctactcagggtgGTTTAGGGCGTTTTGGTTCTGGAAAAAGTGCTGGGGTGCTAGTGGGTAGTGCTGGGGTGCTACCCTGTTTCATTAGAAtcttcttttgtgtgtttttaagggtttttggctcgaggtttcaatccttaaggcccaggatcgaatctactcaccgtgtgggtacatttcgaggTTCCGAGATTGGGGTttgggttaagaccctattattgttgattttcattgatggtggttatatttggttatgactaggtgactgctaaaggattaaaaggtcgatcgttctcaagggtcgttcttgttctaattcttgctcgaaccagaggtaagaaaactgcaccctgtgtatatgacatgcatggctattcttgatgcatgttggatatttaaatgtgatgcatgagaaacatgtgattagggcatgccatgaatattgaatattgaatattgaatatgagattgatcagagcttgagtctctgtgtttatgcatgatcctaattgtgctagcaattgttaagtaagcatgttgaatgccctatgttcggatatttgacatatgatatatgtttggtagcattgcttacttgtgtgtggcactgacttactagtcaaaatTGGTACTGGTCgcgttttactgacctaagagtcagaaacgacataagtgtcatgaacgcagagccgataaaagattagatctaatcgatatcagcattgaatgactcaaagagcattaatgctggactgacccgaaggtcgatgaaaattataagcgcttgtctagtctacaactagttactcagagctagggacaaaggcctaggtgactgttttgtgaCATGGCTGAGGGAGCaaaatcccatgttagtgacttgataattagtcactcgtttaaaggtacaaaccccctgttagtgacttgataattagtcactcgtttaaaggtacagaccccctgttagtgacttgataattagtcactcgtttaaaggtacagaccccctatTAGTGACTTGTTAATCAGTCACTTAttcattgtttgaacttatttgcctgcttgaatagggctgtatttgctaggcatgcgccttatgatttgatgacatgttattactgttcatgagcatattgagttttcttgctgggcttcagctcacgggtgctatgtggtgcaggtaaaggcaaaagaaagttggaccatccttgagttggagagcttaggtgacgacgtgtacatatgcggctgctcgaccgccacggctgagggttgaaagaggaactagggttaaaccctattttgccgcttagatcggctggttgtaaatattttcttgtaataaacctttaaattatatttttgggatcccaatgtatacagtaaacgttctaatgaaacgttatatcttaaccaaaatttttaatcctaaaccgctaattatacttagtacacgattatggtcaa
This genomic interval from Humulus lupulus chromosome 8, drHumLupu1.1, whole genome shotgun sequence contains the following:
- the LOC133798187 gene encoding laccase-12-like, with the translated sequence MEASLMIKAIFPLALWLLFASALLSLASASPKTHHHDFVIQATPVKRLCKTHNSITVNGQYPGPTLEVSNGDTLVVKVTNKARYNVTIHWHGIRQMRTGWADGPEFVTQCPIRPGTGYTYRFTIQGQEGTLWWHAHSSWLRATVYGALIIKPREGDSYPFTKPKRETPILLGEWWDANPVDVVRQSTRTGGAPNSSDAYTINGQPGDLYNCSSKDTVVVPIGSGETNLLRVINAALNQPLFFTIANHKFTVVGADASYVKPFTTTVLMLGPGQTTDVLINGDQPPARYYMAARAYQTANATFDNTTTTAILEYKSAPCASKNCPTTKPIMPQLPAYNDTATVTAFSKSFRSPRRVEVPTDIDENLFFTIGLGLNQCPKNFPSRRCQGPNRTRFTSSMNNHSFVLPKNISILQAYQQGIPGVFTTDFPANPPVKFDYTGNVSRSLWQPIPGTKGYKLKYGSKVQIVLQDTSIVTPENHPIHLHGYDFYIVAEGFGNFNPKTDTKNFNLVDPPMRNTVAVPSNGWAVIRFVADNPGAWIMHCHLDVHITWGLAMVFLVDNGVGQLQTIEPPPADLPLC